One window from the genome of Thermoanaerobaculia bacterium encodes:
- a CDS encoding thiolase family protein, whose amino-acid sequence MKSVVIAGYARSPFTLAKKGELARVRPDDLAAQTVRALVERTGLDPNEVEDLLVGCAFPEGEQGFNVARIIGFLAELPLAVGGATMNRFCGSSMQAIHMAAGAIQMNAGELFLCAGVESMTRVPMGGFNPLPNPALFKRYPQAFAGMGETAENLANQYKISRQRQEEFALASQQKTAAAQAAGKFDAEIVPIDAGKGGTVSRDGTPRPDTTLEGLANLKLAFDDKGTVTAGTSSPVTDGASATVVCSEEYAQRKGWKPLARIKSIAISGCAPEIMGIGPVLSTRKALERAGLKLADIDIVELNEAFAAQSLACIDELGLDPAKVNIDGGAIALGHPLGATGARITGKAAALLVREGKRYALATQCIGGGQGIATILEAI is encoded by the coding sequence CGTCGTCATCGCGGGCTATGCCCGATCGCCGTTCACGCTCGCCAAGAAGGGCGAGCTCGCCAGGGTCCGGCCGGACGACCTCGCCGCGCAGACGGTGCGCGCCCTCGTCGAGCGCACCGGCCTTGACCCGAACGAAGTCGAGGATCTCCTCGTCGGCTGCGCCTTCCCGGAGGGGGAGCAGGGGTTCAATGTGGCGCGGATCATCGGTTTTCTCGCCGAGCTGCCGCTCGCGGTGGGCGGCGCGACGATGAACCGCTTCTGCGGCTCGTCGATGCAGGCGATCCACATGGCCGCCGGGGCGATCCAGATGAACGCTGGCGAGCTCTTCCTCTGCGCCGGCGTCGAGTCGATGACCCGGGTGCCGATGGGCGGCTTCAATCCGCTGCCGAATCCGGCGCTCTTCAAGCGCTACCCGCAGGCGTTCGCCGGCATGGGCGAGACGGCGGAGAACCTGGCGAACCAGTACAAGATCTCGCGCCAGCGGCAGGAGGAGTTCGCTCTCGCCTCGCAGCAGAAGACCGCCGCGGCCCAGGCGGCCGGCAAGTTCGACGCCGAGATCGTGCCGATCGACGCCGGGAAGGGCGGGACGGTCTCGCGCGACGGCACGCCGCGCCCCGACACGACCCTCGAGGGCCTCGCCAACCTGAAGCTCGCCTTCGACGACAAGGGCACGGTGACCGCCGGGACCTCCTCGCCGGTCACCGACGGCGCTTCGGCGACCGTCGTCTGCTCCGAGGAGTACGCCCAGCGCAAGGGGTGGAAGCCGCTGGCGCGCATCAAGTCGATCGCCATCTCGGGCTGCGCGCCCGAGATCATGGGCATCGGCCCGGTCCTCTCGACCAGGAAGGCGCTCGAGCGCGCCGGCTTGAAGCTCGCCGACATCGACATCGTCGAGCTCAACGAGGCGTTCGCGGCGCAGTCGCTCGCCTGCATCGACGAGCTCGGCCTCGATCCCGCGAAGGTCAACATCGACGGCGGAGCGATCGCACTGGGGCACCCTCTGGGTGCTACTGGCGCGCGCATCACCGGCAAGGCGGCGGCGCTGCTCGTCCGCGAAGGCAAGCGCTACGCGCTCGCCACGCAGTGCATCGGCGGCGGCCAGGGTATCGCCACCATTCTCGAGGCGATCTGA